ATGCAGAATCATATGACGCCATCAAAAGCTTTGCCACGGACAAGAACCCGATGGACCTGCTTGAGTACCGCAAAAAATACGCACAGGCCCAGGAACTCTTTACCGGAGCCAGCGCCAAAGTCAAAGCAATCATGACTGCAGCCGGAGTAGCACAATGATGCAATCACCAGAAGTTCAGGCAGCGAAAAGCAGGGCCGCACTTTTATCAATTTTTTCCAACACGGTTCTGACAGTCATCAAGCTGATCATCGGCATCATGATGCAATCGGTCAGCGTTATCTCTGAGGCAGTCCATTCAGGGCTTGACCTGGTAGCCGCTATTATTGCCTGGTTTGCGGTCAGAAAATCAGGCAAACCGGCCGATGACGAGCACCGCTTCGGCCACGGCAAGATCGAGAATGTCGCCGGGACCATAGAGGCGATCCTCATCTTTGGTGCGGCCTTCTATATCATCTGGGAGGCGGTCCACAAGCTACGGGCAGGTACAGTAGAGATCGAGAGCCTGGGGCTGGGTGCCGCGATCATGGTCGTTTCTGCTATCGCCAACTACCTTGTTTCCCGCCATCTGTTGAATGTGGCGATCAAGACCGATTCCGTAGCGCTCGAAGCCGACGCCATGCACCTGAGAGCCGATGTCTACACCTCAGTGGGCGTACTTGGCGGTCTGGTGGCCATCAAACTCACCGGCATTGCCATGCTCGACCCGATTATCGCCATCGTCGTGGCCCTGATGATAATAAAGGCAGCCTGGGACCTCACCAAAACCGCCTTCTTCCATATCCTTGACGTCAAACTCCCGGATGACGAGGAAGCGCTGATTCATGACGTAATGGGGCGCTACTCCGAGCGGTTTATCGAGTATCACAAGCTGCGCACCCGCAAATCAGGCCATGTCAGGCATATCGATATGCATCTGGTGGTGCCGAAGCAGATGACCGTGGAAGCAGGCCATACTTTGACCCA
This window of the Geoanaerobacter pelophilus genome carries:
- a CDS encoding cation diffusion facilitator family transporter translates to MMQSPEVQAAKSRAALLSIFSNTVLTVIKLIIGIMMQSVSVISEAVHSGLDLVAAIIAWFAVRKSGKPADDEHRFGHGKIENVAGTIEAILIFGAAFYIIWEAVHKLRAGTVEIESLGLGAAIMVVSAIANYLVSRHLLNVAIKTDSVALEADAMHLRADVYTSVGVLGGLVAIKLTGIAMLDPIIAIVVALMIIKAAWDLTKTAFFHILDVKLPDDEEALIHDVMGRYSERFIEYHKLRTRKSGHVRHIDMHLVVPKQMTVEAGHTLTHQITADIEHCLPHSHILVHIEPCPGGCESCAVECPKIFVSSSTGS